One window of the Candidatus Wolbachia massiliensis genome contains the following:
- a CDS encoding ribosomal protein bL36, whose product MKVKGSLKSHRNRDKNCKVVKRGSKIYIINKVKPRCKARQGS is encoded by the coding sequence ATGAAAGTTAAAGGGTCATTGAAATCCCATCGCAACAGAGATAAGAATTGTAAAGTTGTAAAAAGGGGTAGTAAGATTTACATTATAAATAAAGTAAAGCCAAGGTGTAAAGCACGTCAAGGTTCTTAG
- the murJ gene encoding murein biosynthesis integral membrane protein MurJ codes for MFKSIFTFSFFTAISRISGLIRDVLIATVVGATSLADIFFSSFRFANLFRAFFAEGAFTTSFIPLYSAKSCDNKKAFNFASSVISITFIILLIFCLIIQIFFPYMIKVFTPGFDQSKFTLTVTLSRIMMPYIIFVSIASLIGGMLQVRQHFASIAIAPIILNLCLIISLFLPYIETPAHNLSIAVLVGGVLQLSLMLLSAYKLKVVFFFSIKLSNEVKLFFKRVIPAVINNCITQISLWIDTIMASFIPNAVSYIYYADRLNQLPQGVIGTAIGTVLLPLISKQVNNTENIVKIQNKALNIGLMLIIPTTAAFIIIPDIILLTLFSYGKFDHYAVQQTVPTLVAFSLSLPAFIINKVLLPTFFAKGSLKTPTIFSLMCLGINVVLNLLLMNKYQHIGIAIATSVSTWVNSILLVSYLIINKMYKISRVLLLNTVKIFVATAVMSITLYVSSSLSAELFLDKIFARVIYLATLIALNIVVYFGTLYLMSISDFKYTKL; via the coding sequence ATGTTTAAAAGTATTTTCACATTTAGTTTTTTTACAGCTATTTCAAGAATCTCAGGGTTAATAAGAGATGTATTGATTGCTACTGTTGTTGGTGCAACATCTCTTGCAGACATATTCTTTTCTTCATTTCGCTTTGCTAATCTATTCCGAGCGTTTTTTGCAGAGGGAGCATTTACTACCTCTTTCATACCATTATATTCAGCGAAATCATGTGATAATAAAAAAGCATTTAATTTTGCAAGTAGCGTAATATCTATCACGTTTATTATCTTATTAATTTTTTGTCTTATCATACAAATTTTCTTTCCTTACATGATTAAAGTATTCACTCCTGGATTTGACCAAAGTAAGTTCACCCTTACCGTAACTTTGTCAAGAATTATGATGCCTTACATAATCTTCGTCTCAATTGCATCACTTATTGGCGGGATGTTACAAGTGAGGCAGCATTTTGCTTCAATAGCTATTGCACCGATTATTTTGAATCTCTGTTTGATCATCAGTTTGTTTTTGCCTTACATCGAAACTCCGGCACACAACCTTTCTATAGCTGTTCTGGTCGGAGGAGTTTTACAACTATCGTTGATGCTGCTTAGCGCGTACAAGTTAAAGGTTGTCTTTTTTTTTAGTATAAAATTGAGTAATGAAGTAAAGTTGTTTTTTAAGCGTGTAATACCTGCAGTTATCAATAACTGCATAACCCAGATAAGCTTATGGATTGATACAATTATGGCAAGTTTTATACCAAATGCAGTATCTTACATATATTATGCAGATAGACTAAATCAACTACCACAAGGAGTAATTGGCACTGCAATTGGTACAGTGCTCCTTCCTTTAATTTCAAAACAGGTGAATAATACTGAAAATATAGTCAAAATACAAAACAAGGCTCTCAATATAGGATTAATGTTAATCATACCAACAACTGCTGCCTTTATTATTATTCCTGACATAATTTTACTTACGCTTTTTTCTTACGGCAAATTTGATCACTATGCAGTGCAGCAAACTGTTCCTACGTTAGTAGCATTTTCTCTTTCTCTACCTGCATTTATTATAAATAAAGTATTGCTCCCCACTTTTTTTGCTAAAGGTAGCCTAAAAACACCAACTATATTTTCACTAATGTGCCTTGGAATTAATGTTGTGCTAAACCTCTTATTGATGAATAAGTATCAGCATATAGGGATTGCCATTGCTACTTCTGTTTCCACTTGGGTAAATTCTATTCTATTAGTTAGTTATCTAATAATAAATAAAATGTATAAAATTAGCCGAGTATTATTATTAAATACTGTAAAAATTTTTGTAGCTACGGCGGTTATGTCAATAACTCTTTATGTTTCTAGTTCATTATCAGCAGAATTATTTCTCGATAAAATATTTGCTCGTGTTATTTATTTAGCAACTTTAATAGCTTTAAATATTGTTGTTTATTTTGGTACTCTTTATCTAATGTCTATTAGTGATTTTAAGTATACAAAACTATGA
- a CDS encoding AsmA-like C-terminal region-containing protein → MRFSIYTILSISLVLILLHIAATFMDWNGYKEHIVQELESKYNAKIHIGGKVEVSLIIPKLTIHNVYIQRNNNKEQKLSDLICINKIEVRPSLLSLFLFSLQTKSITLFGIKGSKKDFINIINQKASKVDLVIKDSQASLNNNFVNYGNIVNIKEVVIKRNGQFSVEVKVGDNNYDFSGRINITRKNVHINVESNFINLLFTGNKNQEELQGKLTLTINNSSGFVSDLAKITNLSFLAYVIPSENIEISSNINFDKNGFTTTDLKINSKSTQGSGTIQDDRKNNHININIGFSKVDLDSMQNDSQKTTDIKDLLECFREVVPKDLNLNFNMEASNVQYQNKILNNFRTVLKFADGTIKVDTLLELPGVNNISHLSGKVSNNGTLSEFNGDLLVEGNDFRSFISCFFPSITKKENEKNQFMLNSKLHFAPRILSISDIRLLNDKESLQGSIKISHTKKHNVINGRFSVHNLNADKYDYSLLNSLSKVQWLKNLKYDVNIKTSVNDFTLNDTKIKDLDFLLKIEKGKLVADKIELSGEDFNIIGSAKISVDQKYAKPLLDVSLTGNKFNGNIFKLPNLIEVKRDSKNKISQIQWSTKQLDFLNGEEGFDANIKVNAAEFRTNQDILKDFNLDAVMRNNTITIRQVNYDERVFLQGYLRSDSMYTKFLITNLDAKKIGKVIGIDNVNGKISLSGTIKTQGKGFHNWANNSSGEINVQAQKIEFTNVDFNSFITNLLSSKNKSEISTLAHVDIYNGSTFFENVSGKASINNGICSTSLQFGIDQASGSISSNLTLSNFALFSIFRFFFILPGHSSPIYIDMQLDGPIWHPRMSFDVDQIFTALKGSEKH, encoded by the coding sequence ATGAGATTTTCTATATACACAATATTATCAATCTCTTTAGTATTAATCCTTCTGCACATTGCTGCGACTTTTATGGACTGGAATGGCTACAAGGAGCATATTGTGCAAGAATTAGAAAGTAAGTACAACGCTAAAATACATATTGGGGGCAAAGTCGAAGTTTCACTAATTATTCCAAAACTCACTATTCATAACGTGTACATACAACGTAATAACAATAAAGAACAAAAGTTATCGGATCTGATTTGCATAAATAAAATTGAAGTAAGGCCATCTCTTCTATCGTTGTTTTTATTTTCATTGCAGACAAAGTCAATTACATTATTTGGTATAAAAGGCAGTAAAAAAGATTTTATTAACATTATAAATCAAAAAGCCAGTAAGGTTGATCTAGTAATAAAAGATAGCCAAGCAAGTTTAAACAATAACTTCGTTAATTATGGAAATATTGTTAACATAAAAGAGGTTGTTATTAAGAGAAACGGGCAGTTTTCTGTTGAAGTGAAAGTAGGTGATAACAATTATGACTTTTCAGGGAGGATTAACATTACAAGAAAGAATGTACACATTAATGTTGAATCAAACTTTATAAATTTGCTATTCACAGGTAATAAAAATCAAGAAGAACTTCAGGGTAAATTAACGCTAACAATTAATAATAGTTCTGGTTTTGTCAGTGATTTAGCAAAAATTACTAATCTTAGCTTCCTTGCTTATGTTATTCCTAGCGAAAATATCGAAATATCATCTAATATCAACTTTGATAAAAACGGGTTTACAACAACTGACCTGAAGATCAACTCCAAAAGTACACAAGGCAGCGGTACAATACAAGATGATAGAAAAAACAATCACATCAACATTAATATTGGTTTTAGTAAAGTCGACTTAGATTCTATGCAAAATGATTCACAAAAAACAACAGATATAAAGGATCTTTTAGAATGCTTTAGAGAAGTCGTACCAAAGGACTTAAACTTAAATTTTAATATGGAAGCTTCAAACGTTCAATATCAAAACAAGATATTAAATAATTTTCGTACTGTATTAAAATTCGCTGATGGCACAATAAAAGTTGACACACTTCTTGAACTTCCTGGAGTTAATAATATATCTCACTTATCAGGAAAAGTTTCAAATAATGGTACCCTATCTGAATTTAATGGTGATTTATTGGTAGAGGGAAATGATTTTAGGTCGTTCATTTCATGCTTTTTTCCTTCCATAACAAAAAAAGAAAATGAAAAAAATCAGTTCATGTTGAATTCCAAGTTACACTTCGCACCTAGAATATTATCCATCTCAGATATTAGATTGCTAAATGACAAAGAATCCTTGCAAGGGTCAATTAAGATAAGTCACACAAAAAAACACAATGTGATTAACGGTAGATTTAGTGTACACAATCTTAATGCAGATAAATACGATTATTCATTATTGAACAGTTTGTCCAAAGTGCAATGGCTAAAAAATCTGAAATATGATGTAAACATCAAAACAAGTGTCAATGATTTTACATTGAATGATACGAAAATTAAAGATTTGGATTTCTTACTGAAAATAGAAAAAGGTAAGCTAGTTGCAGATAAAATAGAGCTATCTGGGGAAGATTTTAATATTATCGGTAGTGCAAAAATATCAGTAGATCAAAAATACGCTAAACCTTTATTAGACGTGAGCCTTACAGGCAATAAATTTAATGGCAATATCTTTAAATTACCAAACTTAATAGAGGTGAAGAGAGATTCAAAAAATAAAATCAGTCAAATTCAATGGTCAACAAAGCAACTTGATTTTTTGAACGGAGAAGAAGGATTTGATGCAAATATAAAAGTCAATGCTGCAGAATTTAGGACTAATCAGGATATTTTGAAGGATTTTAATCTGGATGCAGTAATGAGAAATAACACTATTACTATTAGACAAGTAAATTATGATGAACGAGTGTTTTTGCAGGGCTATTTAAGATCAGATTCAATGTACACAAAATTTTTGATTACAAATTTGGATGCTAAAAAGATCGGTAAAGTGATAGGAATTGATAATGTAAATGGTAAGATCAGTTTAAGTGGCACAATTAAAACTCAAGGAAAAGGCTTTCATAATTGGGCCAATAACTCGTCAGGAGAGATCAATGTGCAAGCACAAAAAATAGAGTTTACTAACGTGGATTTTAATTCATTTATCACTAATTTATTAAGCAGTAAGAATAAATCGGAAATTTCCACACTTGCTCATGTTGATATATATAATGGCAGTACATTTTTTGAAAATGTCAGTGGAAAAGCAAGTATTAACAATGGCATATGTTCGACTAGCTTACAATTTGGAATTGATCAAGCATCAGGATCAATTTCTTCTAATTTAACCTTATCTAACTTTGCTTTATTTTCTATATTTAGGTTCTTTTTTATTCTACCAGGTCATAGTAGTCCAATCTATATAGACATGCAGTTAGATGGCCCTATTTGGCACCCTAGAATGAGTTTTGACGTAGATCAAATATTTACCGCTCTGAAAGGGAGTGAGAAGCATTAA
- a CDS encoding leucyl aminopeptidase, translating into MYSLQLFATEISAMKITISKDLPDFETLVVGLFEDDESISNDKVLQGKQVIDNIKKFSDFNGGFGEFFSVTSSAGKNVIVIGLGKKDEWDRNKELNIGGKIYCELSRLKIKKAAVSIEGSAENVAYGAFLRSFKFDKYKTKKDEKIAEVEEITVLAKDEQLNSAERSFERLKQEGEGIFLARSFITEPPNVLYPESYADRIKNELIKFGLEIEVLDKKQIEEKKMGALLGVAQGSSKEPRLVVIKWNGASKEQKLITFVGKGITFDTGGISIKPSRGMESMKYDMAGSATVVGVMRTLAGRKAKVNAVGVVALAENAVDGNAQRPSDVVTSMSGQTIEVLNTDAEGRLILADALWYAQDRFSPEFMIDLATLTGAIVVALGNNEYAGLFSNNDELANRLINVGNEVNEKLWRFPMNETYDKIIDSPIADVQNIAPVGSGGDSIMAAQFLQRFVNNTCWAHLDIAGTAWHEKGTDICPRGAVGFGVRLLNKLVEKYYEAKD; encoded by the coding sequence ATGTACAGTTTACAATTATTTGCAACGGAGATATCAGCAATGAAAATAACAATTTCCAAAGATTTACCTGATTTTGAGACGCTAGTGGTAGGTTTATTTGAAGATGATGAGTCCATAAGTAATGACAAGGTTTTGCAAGGCAAGCAAGTTATAGATAACATCAAAAAATTTAGTGACTTCAACGGAGGCTTTGGTGAATTTTTCTCTGTTACTTCATCAGCGGGAAAAAATGTTATAGTTATTGGGCTCGGTAAGAAAGATGAATGGGACAGAAATAAGGAATTAAATATAGGCGGTAAAATATATTGTGAACTAAGCAGATTAAAAATCAAAAAAGCGGCAGTTTCAATAGAAGGCAGTGCAGAAAATGTTGCATATGGTGCATTTCTGCGTAGTTTTAAGTTTGATAAGTATAAAACTAAAAAGGATGAAAAAATTGCAGAAGTAGAGGAAATTACAGTACTAGCAAAAGATGAGCAACTAAACAGTGCTGAAAGATCGTTTGAGCGTTTAAAGCAAGAAGGTGAGGGCATATTTCTCGCACGTTCTTTTATTACTGAGCCACCCAATGTTTTGTATCCAGAATCCTATGCTGATCGTATAAAAAACGAACTTATCAAGTTTGGTCTTGAAATTGAAGTGCTTGATAAAAAGCAGATAGAAGAGAAAAAAATGGGAGCGCTACTTGGAGTAGCGCAAGGAAGTAGTAAAGAGCCAAGATTGGTAGTAATAAAATGGAATGGGGCTTCTAAGGAACAAAAACTGATAACTTTCGTAGGGAAAGGTATAACGTTTGATACCGGTGGAATATCAATCAAACCTTCACGTGGTATGGAGTCAATGAAATACGACATGGCAGGCTCTGCCACTGTAGTTGGGGTGATGCGTACTCTAGCTGGACGAAAAGCAAAAGTAAATGCAGTCGGTGTGGTTGCACTTGCAGAAAATGCAGTAGACGGTAATGCTCAAAGACCGAGTGACGTAGTAACTTCAATGTCTGGACAGACAATAGAAGTATTAAACACTGATGCGGAAGGAAGGCTTATACTTGCAGATGCTTTATGGTATGCACAAGACAGGTTTTCACCGGAATTTATGATTGACCTTGCAACTCTAACTGGTGCTATAGTGGTCGCTCTTGGAAATAATGAATATGCTGGTCTTTTTTCCAACAATGATGAATTAGCAAATCGTCTAATTAATGTAGGAAATGAAGTAAATGAGAAATTATGGCGTTTTCCTATGAATGAAACTTATGATAAAATTATTGATTCACCTATTGCTGATGTGCAAAACATAGCTCCTGTAGGTTCTGGTGGAGATAGCATAATGGCTGCACAGTTTTTACAGCGTTTTGTGAATAACACTTGTTGGGCACATTTAGATATTGCAGGCACTGCTTGGCATGAAAAAGGTACTGATATTTGTCCAAGAGGAGCAGTAGGTTTTGGTGTAAGGTTACTCAATAAGTTAGTTGAGAAGTACTACGAAGCAAAGGATTAA
- a CDS encoding FtsB family cell division protein has protein sequence MFVSSLTLYFSISTVTGKRGLLALMDLKKEIEYNKLLLENVLFEKERLSNKVFGLYEKSLDLDLLDEQAKDTLGYVNPSELMIVLDMK, from the coding sequence TTGTTTGTTTCTTCTCTTACACTGTATTTCAGCATTAGCACAGTTACAGGCAAACGTGGCTTATTAGCGTTGATGGATTTAAAAAAAGAGATAGAGTACAATAAACTTTTGCTAGAAAATGTCTTGTTTGAAAAGGAAAGGTTGAGTAACAAAGTATTTGGCTTATATGAGAAAAGCTTAGATCTAGATTTGCTTGATGAACAAGCAAAAGATACTTTAGGTTATGTGAACCCTAGTGAACTCATGATTGTTCTTGATATGAAATAG
- a CDS encoding c-type cytochrome has product MELNKIAASILLSGLIIMIVSNVVDMLYSPEEYKIEHQTIVAAEPQQKIEQVVLDIGTLMQNASFEKGKSAVKKCIACHSFEKGGANKVGPNLWNIVGNKKAHLGNSYNYSKAVLEKGGKWGYEELFAFLKNPKAYIKGTRMAFAGISNPQEVADLVSYLRQLSDSPIALPK; this is encoded by the coding sequence ATGGAGCTTAATAAGATTGCAGCATCGATTTTACTTTCTGGGCTAATCATTATGATAGTAAGTAATGTAGTTGATATGCTCTACAGTCCGGAGGAATATAAAATTGAACACCAAACGATAGTAGCTGCTGAACCTCAGCAAAAAATTGAACAAGTGGTGCTGGATATTGGAACACTTATGCAGAATGCTAGCTTTGAGAAAGGCAAGTCAGCAGTGAAGAAATGTATAGCTTGTCATAGCTTTGAAAAAGGCGGAGCTAATAAAGTAGGGCCAAACTTATGGAATATAGTTGGAAATAAAAAAGCACATCTTGGTAATTCATACAATTACTCGAAAGCAGTGCTTGAAAAGGGCGGAAAGTGGGGGTATGAAGAGCTATTTGCCTTTTTAAAGAATCCAAAAGCTTATATAAAAGGCACGCGTATGGCATTTGCAGGTATTTCCAATCCGCAAGAAGTTGCAGACTTAGTTAGCTATTTGCGTCAATTAAGTGATAGCCCTATTGCTTTACCAAAGTAG
- a CDS encoding protocatechuate 3,4-dioxygenase, with protein MNVKNILLALLVHTIFSFSLLAADPVLLNCIETPEIHDLDTRPKNFNSSNNLRRKPGSPNGATGELINIVGRVTDINCLPIQNAVVSIWHANSHGVNHYDENVELDPNFAGSGRFIVNNLGYYNFITIEPGKIGDRAPHINFLVQHPDFPEFTTQMFFANHNCDNCADSVLGSLIDSGLATLLIAPFTYNDRVIKTYTFNITLGGYSKFSNKR; from the coding sequence ATGAATGTGAAAAATATCTTACTAGCACTTTTAGTGCACACTATATTTAGTTTTTCATTACTTGCAGCTGATCCTGTCTTGCTTAACTGTATTGAAACTCCAGAGATCCATGACCTTGATACAAGGCCAAAAAATTTTAACTCTTCAAACAATTTAAGAAGAAAGCCTGGTTCTCCAAATGGTGCAACAGGAGAATTGATAAACATAGTGGGTAGAGTGACTGATATAAACTGTTTGCCAATACAGAATGCTGTGGTTTCCATATGGCACGCAAATTCACATGGTGTGAACCATTATGATGAGAATGTAGAGCTCGATCCAAATTTTGCTGGATCAGGAAGATTTATAGTGAATAATCTTGGCTATTATAATTTTATTACAATAGAACCTGGCAAAATTGGTGATAGAGCCCCTCACATTAATTTTTTAGTTCAACATCCAGATTTTCCAGAATTCACAACACAAATGTTTTTTGCTAACCATAATTGTGACAACTGTGCCGACTCTGTTCTTGGGAGTTTGATTGACAGTGGGCTTGCAACTCTTCTAATAGCACCATTTACTTATAATGATCGGGTCATAAAAACCTACACGTTTAACATTACCTTGGGTGGATACAGTAAATTCTCTAATAAAAGATAA
- a CDS encoding alpha/beta hydrolase has translation MDFYKLSCGSNNYIAYRKLQGRKASIVFFGGFASNMNGTKATAIYKFCQENDIALVLFDYFGHGHSSGDFTDYTISDWQKNCARVISELTDNKQIIIGSSMGSWLMLLTALQFPERIAALIGISSAPDFTEDLIFKQLSDKQKEALGSKGVIDFTSGHCTYKITKNLIEDGRKNLLLNKKTININSPVRLLHSINDKDVPYQTSLNLAKKIKSTDVEVHLVKSAEHNMSDHHSLEILFQTIREFLPTNYLTFIV, from the coding sequence ATGGATTTCTATAAATTATCCTGTGGAAGCAATAATTACATAGCATATCGAAAGCTACAGGGAAGAAAAGCTTCTATAGTTTTTTTCGGTGGTTTTGCATCCAACATGAATGGAACTAAAGCAACTGCTATTTACAAATTTTGCCAAGAAAACGATATAGCGCTTGTGCTATTTGACTACTTTGGTCACGGTCACTCAAGTGGTGATTTTACTGATTACACGATAAGTGATTGGCAAAAGAATTGTGCTAGGGTAATCAGTGAATTAACTGACAACAAACAGATAATTATAGGTTCAAGTATGGGAAGTTGGCTGATGTTACTCACTGCTCTTCAATTTCCAGAAAGAATTGCAGCACTAATCGGTATATCATCTGCTCCTGACTTCACTGAAGATTTAATATTCAAGCAATTATCAGACAAACAAAAAGAAGCACTAGGCTCTAAAGGTGTAATAGATTTTACTTCAGGGCATTGCACATACAAAATAACTAAGAATTTGATAGAAGATGGTAGGAAAAACCTTCTGTTAAATAAAAAGACAATTAATATAAACTCTCCTGTGCGTTTATTGCACAGCATTAATGATAAAGATGTTCCTTACCAAACGTCATTAAATTTGGCTAAAAAAATCAAGTCAACCGATGTTGAAGTACACCTGGTAAAGTCAGCAGAACATAACATGTCTGACCACCATTCATTAGAAATTTTATTTCAGACCATTAGGGAATTCTTGCCAACGAATTACTTGACCTTTATAGTATGA
- the recJ gene encoding single-stranded-DNA-specific exonuclease RecJ has protein sequence MLLGIEKRSITNALWKLQEADQREILTLTQRFELPEILARTLVSRGVNVENVSDFLYPLIRSLLPDPFHLLDMDKAIFRIIQAIKNGENIAIFGDYDVDGATSSALINRYLKTIGMYSIIYIPDRVDEGYGLNVDALLQLKRKGIDLCIAVDCGTLAYQPIEDAKNFGLDIIVIDHHLGTERLPSAVAVVNPNRLDESSPYNNLAAVGVSFLLIVALNKSLREQGFFTDKREPDLFDLLDLVALGTVCDVMQITGLNRAFVLQGLKVMSARKNAGLRVLFDALGILEKPSVSRLGFNIGPCINAGGRIGEASLGARLLSTDDEEEAHSIALKLIDLNNARKMIENEAFLEATTQVAKSVKSNTNFIMVSGNWHQGIIGIIASRLKEQFHLPAIVISFNNGIGKASCRSIPGVDIGAAILSAKFINLIIEGGGHSMAAGFSIKEDRINDLHDFFTERLANSINDKSLKADGVVTVKAINLSLWNQLQRLEPFGVGNPEPRFIIQGAKIRKPEVVGVDHIRCFIADDNVMVKAIAFRSANTHLGSALMQGNVEAILGKISMNYWNGNEFIQFLIEDVLTIN, from the coding sequence ATGCTACTTGGTATTGAAAAACGCAGTATAACAAATGCACTATGGAAGTTACAAGAAGCAGATCAAAGGGAAATCTTAACCCTTACCCAGAGATTTGAGTTACCAGAAATACTAGCGAGGACACTGGTTTCTCGTGGCGTTAATGTAGAAAATGTGAGTGATTTCTTATATCCACTAATCAGATCGCTATTACCAGATCCATTTCATCTGCTTGATATGGATAAAGCTATCTTTCGCATAATACAGGCAATAAAAAATGGTGAAAACATAGCAATATTTGGTGACTATGATGTTGATGGTGCAACATCATCAGCATTAATTAACAGATACTTAAAAACAATTGGCATGTACTCTATAATCTATATCCCAGATCGTGTTGATGAGGGCTATGGGTTAAATGTAGATGCTTTATTACAACTTAAAAGAAAAGGTATTGATTTATGTATTGCTGTTGATTGTGGCACGCTTGCATACCAACCGATAGAAGATGCAAAAAACTTTGGTCTTGATATTATAGTCATTGACCATCACCTTGGTACAGAAAGGCTACCAAGCGCTGTAGCAGTTGTTAATCCAAACCGCCTTGATGAGAGTTCTCCTTATAATAACTTAGCAGCAGTTGGAGTATCGTTTCTGCTAATTGTTGCTCTCAATAAGAGCCTACGTGAACAGGGATTTTTTACCGACAAAAGAGAGCCAGATTTATTTGATTTGCTGGATCTTGTTGCTCTTGGAACTGTTTGCGATGTTATGCAGATCACTGGCTTAAATAGAGCGTTTGTTTTGCAAGGGTTAAAAGTTATGTCAGCAAGAAAAAACGCTGGCTTGCGCGTTTTATTTGATGCCTTAGGAATTCTTGAAAAACCAAGTGTTTCTCGATTAGGTTTTAATATTGGACCATGCATAAATGCTGGAGGAAGAATTGGAGAAGCATCGCTCGGTGCAAGGTTGCTCTCTACAGATGACGAGGAGGAAGCACATTCTATTGCACTAAAATTGATAGATTTGAATAATGCAAGAAAGATGATAGAAAATGAGGCTTTCTTGGAAGCCACAACACAAGTGGCAAAGTCTGTGAAATCAAACACAAATTTTATAATGGTAAGTGGCAATTGGCATCAGGGAATAATCGGTATAATTGCATCAAGATTGAAGGAGCAGTTTCACTTGCCGGCAATAGTGATATCTTTCAATAATGGAATAGGAAAAGCAAGCTGTAGGTCAATTCCTGGAGTCGATATCGGCGCTGCGATTCTTTCTGCAAAATTTATAAATCTAATTATTGAAGGTGGTGGCCATAGTATGGCAGCAGGGTTTTCAATTAAGGAAGATAGAATAAATGATCTACATGACTTTTTTACTGAAAGGCTTGCGAACTCCATAAATGACAAATCTTTAAAAGCCGATGGTGTAGTTACTGTTAAAGCAATAAACTTATCTCTATGGAACCAACTGCAACGCTTGGAGCCATTTGGTGTTGGTAATCCTGAACCAAGATTTATTATCCAAGGAGCAAAGATCAGAAAGCCTGAAGTTGTAGGAGTTGATCATATAAGATGCTTTATTGCTGATGATAATGTTATGGTCAAAGCTATTGCATTTCGTTCTGCAAATACTCATCTTGGTTCTGCTCTCATGCAGGGTAATGTTGAAGCTATTTTAGGTAAAATCTCCATGAATTACTGGAATGGCAATGAATTCATACAATTTTTAATAGAAGATGTATTGACCATTAATTGA
- a CDS encoding cytochrome c biogenesis protein CcdA, with translation MGFLINLVFAFIGGVMLNFMPCVLPILSLKAAAIINDTSNSFKLKLKGITYTLGVLTSMLILSLALLILRNIGHAVGWGFHMQSSVFILALLYVMFAIGLCFCGLYDIPLIFSYSGKANSSFFVGVLVTLFATPCVTPFMAPAIGFALTQSSIFFSIGIFLFLGFGISFPYLIMSFLPNTLKSLPKPSKWMKTFKHFVFFPMSLSAIWLFWVLIKEPNKIPVLTGLLSFMFSIWIWSFTNSLKSLTKSVLFFCFIHYCSYYPMQRKKSLSRGTYKLTR, from the coding sequence ATGGGGTTTTTAATAAATCTAGTATTTGCATTTATTGGTGGTGTAATGCTCAACTTCATGCCTTGTGTTCTTCCTATTCTTTCTCTCAAAGCAGCAGCAATAATCAATGATACCAGCAATTCATTTAAACTGAAATTAAAGGGAATAACCTACACCCTTGGAGTATTAACTAGCATGCTAATACTTTCCTTAGCGCTATTAATATTGCGTAATATAGGTCATGCAGTTGGCTGGGGTTTCCATATGCAATCTTCTGTTTTTATACTGGCACTATTATATGTAATGTTTGCAATAGGCTTATGTTTCTGTGGTTTGTATGACATTCCCCTTATATTTTCTTACTCAGGTAAAGCTAATAGCAGCTTTTTTGTTGGTGTGCTTGTAACGCTATTTGCAACTCCTTGTGTTACGCCTTTCATGGCACCAGCTATAGGCTTTGCTCTTACTCAGTCATCAATATTCTTTTCTATCGGCATTTTCTTATTTCTTGGCTTTGGCATTTCATTTCCATACTTAATTATGTCATTTCTTCCTAACACACTCAAATCCTTACCAAAGCCTAGTAAGTGGATGAAAACATTTAAGCATTTTGTATTCTTTCCTATGTCCTTATCCGCTATTTGGCTATTTTGGGTGCTGATTAAAGAGCCAAATAAAATACCTGTACTAACTGGGCTTTTAAGCTTTATGTTTAGCATATGGATATGGAGTTTTACCAATAGTTTAAAATCACTAACTAAATCTGTTCTTTTCTTTTGTTTTATCCATTACTGTTCATATTATCCTATGCAGCGCAAAAAATCACTTTCCAGAGGAACGTACAAGCTCACAAGATAA